A genomic stretch from Vulpes lagopus strain Blue_001 chromosome 11, ASM1834538v1, whole genome shotgun sequence includes:
- the CCDC71L gene encoding coiled-coil domain-containing protein 71L: MRRSVKRRRRRSPAAPAPAPAARGGGLRAGGGAEPEAREEKVVYSRSQLSLADSTETLGDAFKLLVPRSTEFMSSDAELWSFLCSLKHQFSPHILRSKDVYGYASCRALVPDPPPPPAARRHSRGPAARRRRRGARPAAARRRKPPPPPPPPPPPPPPPSPPPLSLSPPPSPPPPAAAAPAAPAAPGPCFGGRSLEEIWRAATPTLTTFPTIRVGGDVWGERSLAAARRRARQVLRVNLEPVVRLRRFPVPRA; this comes from the coding sequence ATGCGGCGCAGCGTCAAGAGGCGGCGGCGCCGgtccccggccgccccggccccggccccggccgcccggGGCGGCGGCCTCCGGGCCGGAGGAGGGGCCGAGCCCGAGGCGCGGGAGGAGAAGGTGGTGTACTCGCGGTCGCAACTGTCGCTGGCCGACAGCACCGAGACGCTGGGCGACGCCTTCAAGCTGCTGGTGCCCCGCAGCACGGAGTTCATGAGCTCGGACGCGGAGCTCTGGAGCTTCCTCTGCAGCCTCAAGCACCAGTTCTCGCCGCACATCCTGCGCAGCAAGGACGTCTACGGCTACGCCTCCTGCCGGGCCCTGGTGCCCgacccgccgccgccccccgccgcccgccgccacTCGCGCGGCCCGGCCGCCAGGAGGAGGCGCCGCGGAGCCCGGCCGGCCGCCGCCCGCCGGAGGaagccgcccccgccgcccccgccgccgccgccgccgcccccgccgccgtccccgccgccgcTGTCGCTGTCCCCGccgccgtccccgccgccgcccgccgccgccgcccccgccgcccccgccgcccccgggccctGCTTCGGCGGCCGCAGCCTGGAGGAGATCTGGAGGGCGGCCACCCCGACGCTGACCACCTTCCCCACCATCCGCGTCGGCGGCGACGTGTGGGGCGAGCGCAGCCTGGCGGCGGCGCGGCGCCGAGCGCGCCAGGTGCTGCGAGTGAACCTGGAACCCGTGGTGAGGCTCCGCCGCTTCCCGGTGCCCCGGGCGTGA